A DNA window from Bombus huntii isolate Logan2020A chromosome 10, iyBomHunt1.1, whole genome shotgun sequence contains the following coding sequences:
- the LOC126869961 gene encoding mushroom body large-type Kenyon cell-specific protein 1 isoform X1: MQRLGTPPEKLQSGISARKHDLTNRARERTGKRTTLWLLRGMALYQTTRRLDIQCLERVAEELMGRRRWKQYQDTLYSGTRSSESVTAQPHHRLYPAFSSSCDPVVPGNLEQIGSRPLHPASSSLPTTITTTTTVPPVITTTTAATTATTTGPIKQESLQRHHLQNHHHLQPSAVQDHHRHYQQQQQQQQQRQQRQQEDRRLRPDEIKVEVGEDEFANGVAREESATKTADTSTTTTVTTGTTTTSTTTTGTSILATSTATGTIATITTPNTTAVMTTGTTTIATRRRRKRRQNDGEATDDREDDEENEEEEDGRGQAEAEKRLKLDEDADRPVSPLRRENDRGSRDYPTANATDTEGTKERTEEVALERTPVTQGSLRVKTEEELQGVPSSGGGPTILTTPTPDSDAIRSGLPCREVEAAARNAVPPFLIGSRRTSPPPEDWKPLDKCYFCLDGKLPHDDQPPLSPQSDSSSSSRSAESPMSVQVDPMAASVVAAALTGTYPTLLPQWCLPPREAPLVGVQPHQDSATPADQPLDLSAKPKNSQDNNISLLEQQKIPLRMTAGIDPKSIFNSCYRAKPRMTGPVAAVAAAAAAAAGVGGVPVVGAGGGRRAYTEEELQAALRDIQSGKLGTRRAAVIYGIPRSTLRNKVYKLAMERERDASLSSTHSHPHEPGAPATTTTTITTTTTTTTTTTTTTPPNTTQNASATTPPPQVDEVDDKELSGAEEEKEVEKALLKPLLSLEDLVRFSALEGSGGDSLRTLLQRGHETGAEWPGLEHANIGPYIQKMLAAAAPFKGMETQDYRIPEVMRRLMSEDKRLNKSVNGDQSQPSHQQLHHHQPHSTHPQAQAQSQTQQQQQRGPMTNDDFNPNIEEEASDSAQGRAILKIPSYKPASTPGCSSKNGEPTSAAFAQGFAAATAASSPGLLERASPAFSGTSSPTNSLVGKTVAVNFRDVIAKSISVKFQEGQTVATAGMPGCQPAGVVQSQQAIMTDPSPFKRGRYTPPQPASQQAQSQAKPQAQEANKPKPATGGKGTRPKRGKYRNYDRDSLVEAVRAVQRGEMSVHRAGSYYGVPHSTLEYKVKERHLMRPRKRDQKQSDDKTKETSAVAAAAAAANIRPGTADKKPQLKPQKPFTSPGGIPGPNGIKMPPFIEGMPHLPFTPFNFWSPPPFMPSPFMAGAPNVPTILPEQYFATSRIRGLQEQQRNAAMVQQQQQHQQRDRDGIGVAAGTAESPGTSNSRSTPMSKAPREVSESLYDGSGANGSFLDNLIRSSLETGIPRDQRAMTDARNQQQSSSQQQLPESMRGKTLIDQLCRNSRRTPVSRLAQDSSEDESYRGPSTTGRPIPERPERVPTVDLSPSPSERGRNDDGSDRLTSPPTPLSISRAGSRDEDSTRDSRIDRSSREREVHNGGQEDRDRKTLTIQQPQQQQQLNHYPDLHNLYAVSTEKKSACDSKLIVDHSSQKTQQQQQQQQQPQQQQQQQPQQQQKEYDAVSGLVVQLQRGYNIGNNRSGEQTNSQQTTEQRGSVISMEDSVEQ; encoded by the exons ATGCAACGCCTTGGAACGCCTCCCGAAAAACTTCAAAGCGGCATTAGTGCTCGAAAGCACGACCTAACGAACCGCGCTCGAGAGAGAACCGGCAAAAGGACGACTTTGTGGTTACTGCGTGGAATGGCACTCTATCAAACGACTCGACGACTCGATATTCAAT GTCTGGAACGGGTAGCGGAGGAGTTGATGGGCCGTAGGAGATGGAAGCAATATCAGGACACCCTGTACAGCGGTACTCGCAGCAGCGAATCAGTGACGGCACAGCCCCACCACCGGCTCTACCCGGCGTTCTCGTCGTCCTGCGACCCGGTGGTGCCCGGGAATTTGGAACAAATTGGGTCGCGTCCGCTTCATCCTGCGTCCTCCTCGTTACCTACAACGAtaacgacgacaacgacggtGCCACCGGTGATAACGACGACGACAGCGGCAACGACGGCGACGACAACGGGCCCGATCAAGCAGGAGAGCCTGCAAAGGCATCACCTGCAGAACCACCATCACCTACAGCCCTCCGCCGTTCAAGATCACCACCGTCACTatcagcagcaacaacagcaacagcagcaacgacaacaacggcaacaagaAGACCGTCGCCTAAGGCCAGACGAGATCAAAGTCGAGGTCGGCGAGGACGAGTTCGCGAACGGTGTCGCCCGAGAGGAATCGGCTACGAAGACCGCGGATACGTCGACGACGACCACGGTAACGACGGGCACGACGACCAcgtcgacgacgacaacgGGAACGAGCATACTTGCCACCAGTACCGCAACCGGCACGATCGCGACGATCACCACGCCGAACACCACCGCTGTTATGACCACGGGAACCACGACGATCGCGACGAGGCGGCGACGCAAACGCCGGCAGAACGACGGAGAGGCCACCGACGACAGAGAGGACGACGAAGAGaacgaggaagaggaggatgGAAGGGGGCAGGCCGAAGCGGAAAAACGGCTGAAGCTCGACGAAGACGCCGACAGGCCCGTCAGTCCTCTGAGAAGGGAGAACGATCGAGGATCTCGGGATTATCCGACTGCCAACGCTACAGATACGGAAGGGACCAAG GAACGAACGGAAGAAGTCGCGTTGGAGCGGACACCGGTGACGCAGGGTTCATTGAGAGTGAAAACGGAGGAGGAGTTGCAAGGAGTGCCGAGTTCTGGAGGCGGTCCAACGATATTGACGACACCGACGCCGGATTCGGATGCGATCAGGTCAGGGTTGCCGTGCCGGGAGGTTGAAGCAGCCGCTAGAAACGCGGTACCGCCGTTTCTTATTGGAAGCCGACGCACCAGCCCACCGCCAGAAGACTGGAAGCCGCTAGACAAATGTTACTTTTGCCTGGACGGCAAGCTACCGCACGATGATCAACCACCTCTC AGTCCGCAGAGCGACAGTAGCAGCAGCTCGCGATCGGCCGAGTCACCGATGTCGGTCCAGGTGGACCCGATGGCGGCGTCCGTGGTCGCCGCGGCTCTCACCGGTACCTACCCTACCTTACTGCCTCAGTGGTGTCTGCCACCAAGGGAGGCGCCTCTCGTTGGGGTGCAGCCTCATCAGGACAGTGCAACGCCAGCCGATCAACCTCTCGACCTCTCGGCCAAACCGAAAAATTCTCAG GATAACAACATATCTCTATTGGAACAACAGAAAATACCTCTGAGGATGACAGCAGGTATCGACCCCAAGAGTATCTTCAA TTCTTGTTATCGTGCAAAACCACGTATGACCGGGCCAGTGGCGGCCGTGGCGGCGGCAGCAGCAGCTGCGGCAGGCGTCGGTGGTGTCCCCGTGGTGGGTGCCGGGGGTGGCCGGAGGGCCTACACCGAGGAGGAACTGCAAGCCGCGCTCAGGGATATCCAGAGTGGCAAGCTCGGCACACGAAGGGCGGCCGTGATCTACGGGATACCGCGTAGCACCCTGCGCAACAAGGTCTACAAGCTTGCGATGGAACGCGAAAGGGACGCGTCCCTGTCTAGCACCCACTCACACCCTCACGAGCCCGGCGCCCCagccaccaccaccaccaccatcaccaccaccaccaccactactactactactacaacTACAACACCACCAAATACGACCCAAAACGCCTCCGCGACCACTCCGCCCCCGCAAGTGGATGAG GTGGACGACAAAGAACTGTCCGGAGCGGAAGAGGAGAAAGAAGTGGAGAAAGCTCTGTTGAAGCCACTGTTGTCTTTGGAAGACCTTGTCAGGTTTTCCGCCCTCGAAGGAAGCGGCGGTGATTCCCTCAGAACGTTGCTACAACGAGGACACGAGACGGGAGCCGAGTGGCCAGGGCTCGAACACGCCAACATCGGCCCGTATATTCAAAAGATGCTTGCAGCAGCTGCGCCATTTAAAG GCATGGAGACGCAAGACTATCGCATTCCAGAGGTGATGAGAAGGCTGATGAGCGAAGACAAGAGGCTAAACAAAAGCGTAAACGGGGACCAGTCGCAGCCATCGCATCAGCAGCTCCATCACCATCAACCGCACTCGACGCACCCGCAAGCCCAGGCACAGTCGCAGacgcagcagcagcagcaacgtGGCCCGATGACGAACGACGACTTCAACCCAAACATCGAGGAAGAGGCGAGCGACAGTGCTCAAGGCAGAGCGATCCTCAAGATTCCGTCCTACAAGCCCGCGAGCACGCCTGGATGTTCGAGCAAGAACGGCGAGCCAACGTCGGCCGCATTCGCGCAAGGATTCGCGGCTGCGACAGCAGCCTCGAGTCCGGGTCTCCTGGAACGAGCGAGTCCAGCGTTCTCCGGCACCAGTAGCCCAACCAACTCGTTGGTGGGGAAAACGGTAGCCGTGAATTTCCGCGACGTGATCGCGAAAAGCATCAGCGTCAAATTCCAAGAGGGTCAAACGGTCGCGACAGCCGGAATGCCCGGATGTCAACCGGCCGGAGTGGTACAGTCGCAGCAAGCGATAATGACGGATCCAAGTCCGTTCAAAAGAGGCAGATACACTCCGCCTCAGCCGGCGTCGCAGCAAGCCCAGTCGCAGGCGAAACCGCAGGCCCAAGAAGCGAACAAACCGAAACCAGCTACCGGTGGCAAAGGAACCAGACCGAAACGCGGAAAGTATAGGAACTACGACAGGGATAGCCTGGTGGAGGCTGTGCGCGCGGTTCAGCGGGGTGAAATGAGCGTGCATCGTGCAGGCAGCTATTACGGAGTACCGCACTCCACCCTCGAGTACAAAGTTAAGGAACGGCACCTGATGAGGCCAAGGAAGAG GGACCAGAAGCAGTCGGAcgataaaacgaaagagaCCTCAGCCGTGGCAGCGGCGGCAGCAGCCGCGAACATACGACCAGGTACGGCGGACAAGAAACCACAATTAAAGCCACAGAAACCGTTCACGTCACCGGGCGGTATCCCAGGACCCAACGGGATCAAGATGCCGCCGTTCATAGAAGGCATGCCTCATTTGCCATTCACACCGTTCAATTTCTGGAGTCCGCCGCCGTTCATGCCATCGCCGTTCATGGCAGGAGCGCCGAACGTTCCAACGATCCTACCGGAACAGTACTTCGCGACGAGTAGGATCCGCGGTCTTCAGGAACAACAAAGAAACGCGGCCATGGtgcagcaacaacaacaacaccAACAACGAGACAGGGACGGGATAGGCGTCGCTGCTGGCACCGCTGAATCACCTGGAACCTCGAATTCTCGTAGCACGCCGATGAGCAAAGCACCACGGGAAGTGTCCGAGAGCTTGTACGATGGTTCGGGAGCGAACGGCAGTTTCTTGGACAATTTGATCAGGTCGAGCCTCGAGACGGGAATTCCAAGGGACCAGAGGGCAATGACCGACGCGAGGAACCAGCAGCAGTCGTCCTCGCAGCAACAACTCCCGGAATCGATGAGGGGCAAAACGTTGATCGATCAACTGTGCAGAAACTCGAGGAGAACGCCGGTGTCGAGGCTGGCTCAGGATAGCAGCGAGGACGAGAGCTACAGGGGACCATCGACAACCGGTAGGCCGATCCCGGAAAGACCGGAACGCGTGCCCACCGTCGACCTTAGCCCGTCACCGTCGGAACGTGGCCGGAACGACGACGGCAGCGATCGACTCACGTCACCGCCGACACCTCTCTCGATCTCAAGGGCCGGAAGCAGAGACGAGGACAGTACCCGGGACTCGAGGATCGATCGTAGCAGCAGGGAACGGGAGGTTCACAACGGCGGACAGGAAGACCGCGATAGAAAGACTCTGACCATTCAGCAGCcgcaacagcagcagcagctgAATCACTACCCGGACTTACACAATCTCTACGCCGTATCAACTGAGAAAAAAAGTGCCTGTGATAGTAAGCTTATAGTAGATCATTCGAGCCAGAAGActcaacagcagcagcagcagcagcagcaaccgcagcaacaacaacagcagcagccACAACAGCAGCAAAAGGAATACGATGCGGTGAGCGGACTGGTTGTGCAACTGCAGCGGGGCTACAACATCGGGAACAACAGGTCCGGCGAGCAGACCAACAGCCAGCAAACGACGGAGCAACGTGGATCCGTTATCAGCATGGAAGACTCCGTTGAGCAGTAG
- the LOC126869961 gene encoding mushroom body large-type Kenyon cell-specific protein 1 isoform X3, with translation MDKEYGLRSRYDGVAGLERVAEELMGRRRWKQYQDTLYSGTRSSESVTAQPHHRLYPAFSSSCDPVVPGNLEQIGSRPLHPASSSLPTTITTTTTVPPVITTTTAATTATTTGPIKQESLQRHHLQNHHHLQPSAVQDHHRHYQQQQQQQQQRQQRQQEDRRLRPDEIKVEVGEDEFANGVAREESATKTADTSTTTTVTTGTTTTSTTTTGTSILATSTATGTIATITTPNTTAVMTTGTTTIATRRRRKRRQNDGEATDDREDDEENEEEEDGRGQAEAEKRLKLDEDADRPVSPLRRENDRGSRDYPTANATDTEGTKERTEEVALERTPVTQGSLRVKTEEELQGVPSSGGGPTILTTPTPDSDAIRSGLPCREVEAAARNAVPPFLIGSRRTSPPPEDWKPLDKCYFCLDGKLPHDDQPPLSPQSDSSSSSRSAESPMSVQVDPMAASVVAAALTGTYPTLLPQWCLPPREAPLVGVQPHQDSATPADQPLDLSAKPKNSQDNNISLLEQQKIPLRMTAGIDPKSIFNSCYRAKPRMTGPVAAVAAAAAAAAGVGGVPVVGAGGGRRAYTEEELQAALRDIQSGKLGTRRAAVIYGIPRSTLRNKVYKLAMERERDASLSSTHSHPHEPGAPATTTTTITTTTTTTTTTTTTTPPNTTQNASATTPPPQVDEVDDKELSGAEEEKEVEKALLKPLLSLEDLVRFSALEGSGGDSLRTLLQRGHETGAEWPGLEHANIGPYIQKMLAAAAPFKGMETQDYRIPEVMRRLMSEDKRLNKSVNGDQSQPSHQQLHHHQPHSTHPQAQAQSQTQQQQQRGPMTNDDFNPNIEEEASDSAQGRAILKIPSYKPASTPGCSSKNGEPTSAAFAQGFAAATAASSPGLLERASPAFSGTSSPTNSLVGKTVAVNFRDVIAKSISVKFQEGQTVATAGMPGCQPAGVVQSQQAIMTDPSPFKRGRYTPPQPASQQAQSQAKPQAQEANKPKPATGGKGTRPKRGKYRNYDRDSLVEAVRAVQRGEMSVHRAGSYYGVPHSTLEYKVKERHLMRPRKRDQKQSDDKTKETSAVAAAAAAANIRPGTADKKPQLKPQKPFTSPGGIPGPNGIKMPPFIEGMPHLPFTPFNFWSPPPFMPSPFMAGAPNVPTILPEQYFATSRIRGLQEQQRNAAMVQQQQQHQQRDRDGIGVAAGTAESPGTSNSRSTPMSKAPREVSESLYDGSGANGSFLDNLIRSSLETGIPRDQRAMTDARNQQQSSSQQQLPESMRGKTLIDQLCRNSRRTPVSRLAQDSSEDESYRGPSTTGRPIPERPERVPTVDLSPSPSERGRNDDGSDRLTSPPTPLSISRAGSRDEDSTRDSRIDRSSREREVHNGGQEDRDRKTLTIQQPQQQQQLNHYPDLHNLYAVSTEKKSACDSKLIVDHSSQKTQQQQQQQQQPQQQQQQQPQQQQKEYDAVSGLVVQLQRGYNIGNNRSGEQTNSQQTTEQRGSVISMEDSVEQ, from the exons TTACGATGGTGTCGCAGGTCTGGAACGGGTAGCGGAGGAGTTGATGGGCCGTAGGAGATGGAAGCAATATCAGGACACCCTGTACAGCGGTACTCGCAGCAGCGAATCAGTGACGGCACAGCCCCACCACCGGCTCTACCCGGCGTTCTCGTCGTCCTGCGACCCGGTGGTGCCCGGGAATTTGGAACAAATTGGGTCGCGTCCGCTTCATCCTGCGTCCTCCTCGTTACCTACAACGAtaacgacgacaacgacggtGCCACCGGTGATAACGACGACGACAGCGGCAACGACGGCGACGACAACGGGCCCGATCAAGCAGGAGAGCCTGCAAAGGCATCACCTGCAGAACCACCATCACCTACAGCCCTCCGCCGTTCAAGATCACCACCGTCACTatcagcagcaacaacagcaacagcagcaacgacaacaacggcaacaagaAGACCGTCGCCTAAGGCCAGACGAGATCAAAGTCGAGGTCGGCGAGGACGAGTTCGCGAACGGTGTCGCCCGAGAGGAATCGGCTACGAAGACCGCGGATACGTCGACGACGACCACGGTAACGACGGGCACGACGACCAcgtcgacgacgacaacgGGAACGAGCATACTTGCCACCAGTACCGCAACCGGCACGATCGCGACGATCACCACGCCGAACACCACCGCTGTTATGACCACGGGAACCACGACGATCGCGACGAGGCGGCGACGCAAACGCCGGCAGAACGACGGAGAGGCCACCGACGACAGAGAGGACGACGAAGAGaacgaggaagaggaggatgGAAGGGGGCAGGCCGAAGCGGAAAAACGGCTGAAGCTCGACGAAGACGCCGACAGGCCCGTCAGTCCTCTGAGAAGGGAGAACGATCGAGGATCTCGGGATTATCCGACTGCCAACGCTACAGATACGGAAGGGACCAAG GAACGAACGGAAGAAGTCGCGTTGGAGCGGACACCGGTGACGCAGGGTTCATTGAGAGTGAAAACGGAGGAGGAGTTGCAAGGAGTGCCGAGTTCTGGAGGCGGTCCAACGATATTGACGACACCGACGCCGGATTCGGATGCGATCAGGTCAGGGTTGCCGTGCCGGGAGGTTGAAGCAGCCGCTAGAAACGCGGTACCGCCGTTTCTTATTGGAAGCCGACGCACCAGCCCACCGCCAGAAGACTGGAAGCCGCTAGACAAATGTTACTTTTGCCTGGACGGCAAGCTACCGCACGATGATCAACCACCTCTC AGTCCGCAGAGCGACAGTAGCAGCAGCTCGCGATCGGCCGAGTCACCGATGTCGGTCCAGGTGGACCCGATGGCGGCGTCCGTGGTCGCCGCGGCTCTCACCGGTACCTACCCTACCTTACTGCCTCAGTGGTGTCTGCCACCAAGGGAGGCGCCTCTCGTTGGGGTGCAGCCTCATCAGGACAGTGCAACGCCAGCCGATCAACCTCTCGACCTCTCGGCCAAACCGAAAAATTCTCAG GATAACAACATATCTCTATTGGAACAACAGAAAATACCTCTGAGGATGACAGCAGGTATCGACCCCAAGAGTATCTTCAA TTCTTGTTATCGTGCAAAACCACGTATGACCGGGCCAGTGGCGGCCGTGGCGGCGGCAGCAGCAGCTGCGGCAGGCGTCGGTGGTGTCCCCGTGGTGGGTGCCGGGGGTGGCCGGAGGGCCTACACCGAGGAGGAACTGCAAGCCGCGCTCAGGGATATCCAGAGTGGCAAGCTCGGCACACGAAGGGCGGCCGTGATCTACGGGATACCGCGTAGCACCCTGCGCAACAAGGTCTACAAGCTTGCGATGGAACGCGAAAGGGACGCGTCCCTGTCTAGCACCCACTCACACCCTCACGAGCCCGGCGCCCCagccaccaccaccaccaccatcaccaccaccaccaccactactactactactacaacTACAACACCACCAAATACGACCCAAAACGCCTCCGCGACCACTCCGCCCCCGCAAGTGGATGAG GTGGACGACAAAGAACTGTCCGGAGCGGAAGAGGAGAAAGAAGTGGAGAAAGCTCTGTTGAAGCCACTGTTGTCTTTGGAAGACCTTGTCAGGTTTTCCGCCCTCGAAGGAAGCGGCGGTGATTCCCTCAGAACGTTGCTACAACGAGGACACGAGACGGGAGCCGAGTGGCCAGGGCTCGAACACGCCAACATCGGCCCGTATATTCAAAAGATGCTTGCAGCAGCTGCGCCATTTAAAG GCATGGAGACGCAAGACTATCGCATTCCAGAGGTGATGAGAAGGCTGATGAGCGAAGACAAGAGGCTAAACAAAAGCGTAAACGGGGACCAGTCGCAGCCATCGCATCAGCAGCTCCATCACCATCAACCGCACTCGACGCACCCGCAAGCCCAGGCACAGTCGCAGacgcagcagcagcagcaacgtGGCCCGATGACGAACGACGACTTCAACCCAAACATCGAGGAAGAGGCGAGCGACAGTGCTCAAGGCAGAGCGATCCTCAAGATTCCGTCCTACAAGCCCGCGAGCACGCCTGGATGTTCGAGCAAGAACGGCGAGCCAACGTCGGCCGCATTCGCGCAAGGATTCGCGGCTGCGACAGCAGCCTCGAGTCCGGGTCTCCTGGAACGAGCGAGTCCAGCGTTCTCCGGCACCAGTAGCCCAACCAACTCGTTGGTGGGGAAAACGGTAGCCGTGAATTTCCGCGACGTGATCGCGAAAAGCATCAGCGTCAAATTCCAAGAGGGTCAAACGGTCGCGACAGCCGGAATGCCCGGATGTCAACCGGCCGGAGTGGTACAGTCGCAGCAAGCGATAATGACGGATCCAAGTCCGTTCAAAAGAGGCAGATACACTCCGCCTCAGCCGGCGTCGCAGCAAGCCCAGTCGCAGGCGAAACCGCAGGCCCAAGAAGCGAACAAACCGAAACCAGCTACCGGTGGCAAAGGAACCAGACCGAAACGCGGAAAGTATAGGAACTACGACAGGGATAGCCTGGTGGAGGCTGTGCGCGCGGTTCAGCGGGGTGAAATGAGCGTGCATCGTGCAGGCAGCTATTACGGAGTACCGCACTCCACCCTCGAGTACAAAGTTAAGGAACGGCACCTGATGAGGCCAAGGAAGAG GGACCAGAAGCAGTCGGAcgataaaacgaaagagaCCTCAGCCGTGGCAGCGGCGGCAGCAGCCGCGAACATACGACCAGGTACGGCGGACAAGAAACCACAATTAAAGCCACAGAAACCGTTCACGTCACCGGGCGGTATCCCAGGACCCAACGGGATCAAGATGCCGCCGTTCATAGAAGGCATGCCTCATTTGCCATTCACACCGTTCAATTTCTGGAGTCCGCCGCCGTTCATGCCATCGCCGTTCATGGCAGGAGCGCCGAACGTTCCAACGATCCTACCGGAACAGTACTTCGCGACGAGTAGGATCCGCGGTCTTCAGGAACAACAAAGAAACGCGGCCATGGtgcagcaacaacaacaacaccAACAACGAGACAGGGACGGGATAGGCGTCGCTGCTGGCACCGCTGAATCACCTGGAACCTCGAATTCTCGTAGCACGCCGATGAGCAAAGCACCACGGGAAGTGTCCGAGAGCTTGTACGATGGTTCGGGAGCGAACGGCAGTTTCTTGGACAATTTGATCAGGTCGAGCCTCGAGACGGGAATTCCAAGGGACCAGAGGGCAATGACCGACGCGAGGAACCAGCAGCAGTCGTCCTCGCAGCAACAACTCCCGGAATCGATGAGGGGCAAAACGTTGATCGATCAACTGTGCAGAAACTCGAGGAGAACGCCGGTGTCGAGGCTGGCTCAGGATAGCAGCGAGGACGAGAGCTACAGGGGACCATCGACAACCGGTAGGCCGATCCCGGAAAGACCGGAACGCGTGCCCACCGTCGACCTTAGCCCGTCACCGTCGGAACGTGGCCGGAACGACGACGGCAGCGATCGACTCACGTCACCGCCGACACCTCTCTCGATCTCAAGGGCCGGAAGCAGAGACGAGGACAGTACCCGGGACTCGAGGATCGATCGTAGCAGCAGGGAACGGGAGGTTCACAACGGCGGACAGGAAGACCGCGATAGAAAGACTCTGACCATTCAGCAGCcgcaacagcagcagcagctgAATCACTACCCGGACTTACACAATCTCTACGCCGTATCAACTGAGAAAAAAAGTGCCTGTGATAGTAAGCTTATAGTAGATCATTCGAGCCAGAAGActcaacagcagcagcagcagcagcagcaaccgcagcaacaacaacagcagcagccACAACAGCAGCAAAAGGAATACGATGCGGTGAGCGGACTGGTTGTGCAACTGCAGCGGGGCTACAACATCGGGAACAACAGGTCCGGCGAGCAGACCAACAGCCAGCAAACGACGGAGCAACGTGGATCCGTTATCAGCATGGAAGACTCCGTTGAGCAGTAG